In a genomic window of Gambusia affinis linkage group LG04, SWU_Gaff_1.0, whole genome shotgun sequence:
- the LOC122830026 gene encoding FERM and PDZ domain-containing protein 1, protein MESQDRSRSPSRRTSRVEQVVGRWLRRSRDLGSRSHSLSRDRVAVDGKTGEYGSSDQRNYPFRFNVQIQKDPDLNSHGLTLSSQIPILVQEVTTGGPADGRLVPGDQLVKINNVAVDDLTPEQAAEIIRECQDTLTMTVLRIMHGPKSSFITPEKRAKLRSNPVKVHFAEEVEVNGQSQGNSLLFLPNVLKVYLENGQTKAFKFETSTTVKDIVMTLKEKLSLNRIEHFSLVLEQQHNSSKLLLLHEEERIHQVVQKKEVHNYRCLFRVCFMPKEFKTLLQEDPTAFEYLYLQGVNDVLQERYAVEMRCNTALRLAALHIQERLVSCGLSPKANLKMITKTWGIENFVSSTLLRNMREKDLRKAIGFHMKKTQSQHDPKQKSLSVDQARINYLEELSDLKSFGGKSFGATLMLQDRESMVSLLVGARYGVSQVVNHKLSIMTTLTEFHCITRVELLPESDKVSLVKIYLQDIKPITLLLEAGAAKDMSCLIAGYCRVFIDPNLNVFPWIDDKKHRVSAEEGYVSRCASDSEDSSDLDMEPLYSLASQENKPRPRVRSLSDSEGRKRKDRDRMRSKDCKEKGDTPVENKKPKQEKYLDTPRESASLGNSKEGKNEDTLNRKRPGAKIQIQITGNDSGVHKVSPRTREEELPSVSEASDSCHTDSRVLTSPSSDSLDALEEDDLISCTSSSVQTQALSQAHVCVHSPFQLHLHSDGHVQPHLLAPPPPHSHPLIHLTVVSCAGESGERGDCRRSGDGADPKLMCTPSHSPKCQKRSGELSSADSSLCFAELSRLADLLPSPPEASEDDDVEDDELRRKGKLQSNISVTLGNADEGESSGEHALSASPSSPSSHKDFVFNFDQSDARCYYNLCSNITPDSARSLPGPQDPSNHKDEAKADGSELIPILQPPPGFGDSSSDEEFFDARDRFTSPEDPMSGAVPRGSRTEMKLDTLSILSLSDIRVSVTDTEMDKGEDQEERESKESTFLLWKKSRKRRSFMETDYTSRVTYPQTDIESESNLNSYRFLKNILTSPNDNPILTLDPEPSGQTQNPSPTISSLTHSEGEPAQLESKPILSKLCSHDPGFLSASEKNRNLTPPSRTRKHEMEMEPDAMESKSVTDLVKVVPPTITVVRCRVDPDGKESADRRGDGKEEGEDQKEIGEKTKKAEKENPVGVTGNGPLTSHTFLPDTVGEHGKEEKKENVFDLSSSLKRPLVGDEMPQGAIIMPNSFTEVNERLVTAHINKHVDENFLSLISPPPPPSPLLPQTPPALKPETELLIKEAEISKNIPTSINPTAVAPKEQSNNHSGSAKLLKQALISVNDEELIHESTESSNSDNVFDDEDDADASYSISYTSGKKPKDRTISANSCLGDYLSQGTTDETHISTQLLLNLELQNRDHSVNADHILAIKSIRAKLGAATSIISSLNSGTALKNTVTPKPKSDSTLMSSGPAESLGSPGIMMAKAATLNDLSKELPPPSHFILQTCSPSIMGRLSASTLRGKIQNLPLYLSRSQESLTQVGVGSSAPSTAGEGSSDNACTTDNVPDITQTLDLETCIAPDSAESDDSDATLTGSELDGEFFVETTAAKRSPLASEKREVSCQLPVQTGPKQHHQTLCSRPNDNTPGPITEPPASITSLFQRDTSGLNTNTPGPVTDAPELNIKVNSLQEDIPGYKGSNQSPIVVTTQNLNGPQLAFHGQSQKARTSSDRPLMGLCSPLEQTSDPSKVSSAGCRVFTICEDLSQTSTPADLVATTPLKSEIGCSSILASGCESVAEGVQVPLDACGCPASYTDCFSGEDSFDDELTVYEFSCRSRNSSISQTSKAGLHLITSPPVPSFISASSTLSPSFPQTILFSSSTSELSPLLSPHSDTSESYLSETHKDTLTHLGQQHYPEPPKGFQVLRRDIDKLLSILEGSGGSDRSVAGLGGRHARDTCPAHFTENKRVLQLEARRLMSSCQKVAGTGQSPEEMLRFLAVSFRTLVELATVCLWFSGCERCDRRNTEAVAGLADVARSFRDFCLAAERASSKRSCQDLSNKLLAKQCTALTASVFCLTQLFRTLTAL, encoded by the exons ATGGAGTCTCAGGACAGGAGTCGCTCCCCGTCCCGCAGAACCAGCCGAGTGGAACAGGTGGTGGGACGATGGCTGAGACGGTCCAGAGACTTGGGCAGCAGGTCTCACTCTCTGAGCAG AGATCGTGTTGCAGTGGATGGGAAAACAGGAGAGTATGGAAGCTCCGATCAGAGAAATTACCCGTTCCGATTCAATGTTCAGATCCAAAAGGACCCGGACCTCAACTCCCATGGCCTCACGCTTTCCAGCCAGATCCCCATCCTGGTGCAGGAAGTCACCACAG GTGGTCCTGCAGATGGCCGGCTCGTCCCTGGCGACCAGCTTGTGAAAATCAATAACGTGGCTGTCGATGACCTGACCCCAGAGCAAGCTGCTGAAATAATCAG ggAGTGTCAAGACACGCTGACCATGACTGTCCTCAGAATCATGCAT GGCCCGAAATCGTCGTTCATCACGCCTGAAAAGAGGGCCAAGCTCAGGTCCAACCCTGTCAAAGTCCACTTTGCAGAGGAGGTGGAGGTCAATGGACAGTCTCAG GGGAACTCACTGCTCTTCCTGCCCAACGTTTTGAAGGTGTATCTGGAGAACGGGCAGACTAAGGCTTTTAAGTTTGAGACCAGCACAACTGTCAAG GATATTGTGATGACACTAAAGGAAAAACTTTCACTGAACCGAATTGAACACTTTTCCTTGGTGCTCGAACAGCAGCACAACAGcagcaagctgctgctgctacatgaaGAGGAGAGGATACATCAG GTGGTCCAGAAGAAGGAAGTCCATAACTACAGGTGTTTGTTCCGTGTTTGTTTCATGCCCAAAGAGTTcaagacgctgctgcaggaggaTCCCACTGCCTTCGAGTATCTTTACCTTCAG GGGGTGAACGATGTGCTGCAGGAACGCTACGCCGTTGAAATGCGGTGTAATACCGCCTTAAGACTTGCTGCGCTGCACATTCAGGAGAGGCTGGTGAGCTGCGGACTGTCCCCCAAAGCCAACCTGAAGATGATCAC GAAGACTTGGGGCATAGAAAATTTTGTGTCGTCCACCTTACTGAGGAACATGCGAGAAAAAGATCTGAGGAAGGCAATCGGCTTTCACATGAAGAAAACCCAGTCCCAGCATGATCCCAAGCAAAAGAGTCTGTCGGTAGATCAAGCACGGATCAACTATCTAGAGGAGCTGAGTGATCTCAAGTCTTTCGGGGGAAAGTCCTTTGGTGCCACCTTGATG CTTCAAGACAGAGAGTCAATGGTGAGCCTGCTGGTTGGCGCGCGCTATGGGGTGAGTCAGGTGGTCAACCACAAGCTGAGTATCATGACGACCCTTACAGAGTTCCACTGCATCACTCGCGTCGAGCTGCTGCCGGAATCAGACAAAGTCAGCCTCGTCAAGATATACCTGCAGGACATCAAG CCCATCACATTACTATTGGAGGCTGGTGCAGCAAAAGATATGTCTTGCCTCATAGCAGGCTACTGTCGTGTGTTTATTGACCCTAACCTCAACGTTTTCCCCTGGATAGATGACAAGAAACACAGAGTTTCTGCTGAAGAAG GTTATGTGTCCAGATGTGCAAGTGACTCAGAGGACTCTTCAGACTTGGATATGGAGCCGTTGTACAGCTTGGCATCTCAAGAAAACAAACCCCGCCCTCGCGTTAGATCCCTGTCAGACTCTgaaggaagaaagaggaaggaCAGGGACCGGATGAGAAGCAAAGACTGCAAAGAGAAGGGAGACACACCGGTGGagaataaaaaaccaaaacaagaaaaatatcttgATACTCCAAGAGAGTCAGCTTCATTAGGAAACAGTAAAGAGGGAAAGAATGAGGACACATTGAACAGAAAGAGGCCTggtgcaaaaatacaaattcaaataaCAGGCAATGATTCAGGGGTTCATAAAGTAAGCCCTAGAACTAGAGAGGAAGAGCTGCCGTCTGTATCAGAAGCATCAGACTCATGTCACACTGACTCCCGCGTCCTCACCAGTCCCTCCAGTGACTCTCTTGATGCTCTGGAGGAAGATGATTTAATTTCGTGCACCTCCTCTTCTGTCCAGACTCAAGCTCTCTCACAAGCTCATGTCTGCGTCCACTCCCCTTTTCAGCTTCACCTCCACTCTGATGGACATGTTCAGCCTCACCTCCTCGCTCCTCCACCACCTCACTCTCATCCCCTCATTCACCTCACAGTTGTCAGCTGTGCTGGAGAATCAGGAGAAAGAGGAGACTGCAGGAGATCTGGTGATGGAGCTGATCCCAAACTTATGTGCACCCCATCCCACAGCCCCAAATGTCAAAAACGTTCAGGTGAACTCAGCTCAGCAGACAGCTCGCTGTGTTTCGCTGAGCTCTCCCGTCTCGCAGATCTCCTGCCGAGCCCTCCTGAGGCTagtgaggatgatgatgttgaAGATGACGAGCTGAGGCGGAAGGGAAAGTTACAGAGCAATATAAGTGTGACACTGGGAAATGCAGATGAAGGTGAAAGTTCTGGAGagcatgctctctccgcttctCCATCATCCCCGTCTTCCCACAAAgactttgtttttaactttgacCAAAGCGATGCTCGCTGCTACTACAACCTATGCTCCAACATCACCCCTGACAGCGCCCGCAGCCTTCCAGGCCCTCAGGATCCCAGCAATCATAAGGATGAAGCGAAGGCTGATGGATCTGAGCTGATTCCCATCCTCCAGCCACCCCCTGGATTCGGGGACAGCAGCTCAGATGAGGAGTTCTTTGATGCGAGAGATCGCTTCACCTCACCTGAAGATCCCATGTCAGGTGCTGTCCCAAGAG GCAGTCGAACAGAAATGAAACTGGACACCCTGAGCATTCTCAGCCTTAGTGATATCAGAGTCTCTGTAACGGACACAGAAATGGACAAAGGGGAAGACCAAGAGGAAAGAGAAAGCAAAGAGTCAACATTTCTCCTCTGGAAGAAGTCCAGAAAGCGCCGCTCTTTCATGGAAACAGATTACACCTCCAGAGTTACGTATCCACAAACTGACATTGAATCGGAGTCCAATTTAAACTCTTACAggtttcttaaaaacattttgacaagtCCAAATGATAACCCAATACTTACTTTAGATCCAGAACCCTCAGGGCAAACCCAAAATCCCAGCCCTACCATCTCCTCTCTCACTCATTCTGAAGGAGAACCAGCTCAGCTCGAGTCCAAACCCATCCTGTCAAAGCTTTGCTCACATGACCCAGGCTTTCTGTCTGCTTCTGAAAAGAACAGGAATCTAACCCCCccctccagaaccaggaagcATGAAATGGAGATGGAACCAGATGCAATGGAATCCAAATCAGTCACAGATTTGGTAAAGGTGGTTCCTCCTACTATCACGGTTGTCCGCTGCCGGGTTGATCCAGATGGAAAAGAGAGCGCAGATCGGAGAGGTGACGGAAAGGAGGAAGGGGAAGATCAGAAAGAGATtggtgagaaaacaaaaaaagcagagaaggaAAATCCAGTAGGTGTGACAGGAAATGGACCACTTACTAGTCATACATTTTTGCCCGATACAGTTGGGGAGCacggaaaagaagaaaagaaagagaatgtGTTTGACTTATCATCCAGTTTAAAGAGACCCCTTGTGGGTGATGAAATGCCACAGGGTGCAATCATTATGCCTAATAGTTTTACAGAAGTGAATGAAAGGTTGGTCACTGCACatataaacaaacatgttgatgAGAATTTCCTTTCACTGATTTCACCACCTCCTCCACCATCACCTCTTCTCCCTCAAACACCTCCTGCACTTAAACCAGAAACAGAGCTTTTGATAAAAGAGGCAGAAATCTCCAAAAACATACCAACATCAATTAATCCTACTGCTGTGGCTCCCAAAGAACAGAGTAATAACCACAGTGGCTctgctaaattattaaaacaggCTTTAATAAGTGTTAATGATGAAGAACTCATTCATGAATCTACAGAAAGCTCTAATTCAGACAACGTTTTTGACGATGAAGATGATGCAGATGCTAGTTATTCCATAAGTTACACTTCGGGTAAGAAACCGAAAGACAGGACTATAAGTGCTAACAGTTGCCTTGGTGATTATTTAAGCCAGGGAACTACAGATGAAACACACATCAGCACTCAGCTTCTTTTAAACCTTGAACTCCAAAATAGGGATCATTCTGTCAATGCTGATCACATTCTCGCTATAAAATCAATTAGGGCAAAACTGGGAGCTGCAACAAGCATTATATCCTCTCTTAACTCAGGAACTGCACTGAAAAACACGGTTACACCAAAACCAAAAAGTGACTCAACCTTGATGAGTAGTGGACCTGCAGAGAGTTTAGGAAGTCCTGGCATCATGATGGCAAAAGCTGCCACACTGAATGATCTCTCCAAAGAGCTTCCGCCCCCATCTCATTTTATCTTACAGACTTGTTCACCGAGCATCATGGGCCGCTTATCTGCCTCAACGCTAAGGGGGAAGATTCAAAACTTGCCCCTTTATCTATCACGCTCCCAAGAAAGTCTAACTCAAGTAGGAGTTGGGAGTTCTGCACCGAGTACAGCTGGGGAAGGTAGTAGTGACAATGCATGTACCACCGACAACGTTCCCGACATCACGCAAACCCTTGACTTAGAGACATGCATAGCACCTGACTCAGCCGAATCAGATGATTCCGATGCAACGCTGACTGGATCTGAATTGGATGGGGAGTTTTTTGtagaaacaacagcagcaaagagaTCTCCTTTGGCGTCTGAGAAAAGAGAAGTTAGTTGTCAGCTGCCTGTACAGACTGGGCCCAAACAGCATCATCAAACTCTTTGTTCCAGACCTAATGACAACACACCAGGACCCATAACAGAGCCTCCTGCATCCATAACAAGCCTGTTTCAAAGAGATACTTCTGGGCTTAACACCAACACTCCTGGACCTGTAACAGATGCCCCAGAACTAAACATAAAAGTCAACAGTCTACAGGAAGACATCCCAGGTTACAAAGGAAGTAATCAGTCTCCAATAGTGGTGACTACTCAGAATCTGAATGGACCACAACTTGCTTTTCATGGTCAATCTCAAAAAGCAAGGACAAGTAGTGACAGACCTTTGATGGGCCTTTGTAGTCCCTTGGAGCAGACTTCAGACCCATCAAAAGTATCTTCTGCTGGTTGCAGAGTGTTCACCATCTGTGAGGATTTGTCTCAGACAAGTACTCCAGCTGACCTGGTTGCCACTACACCTCTGAAGTCGGAGATTGGTTGCAGTTCTATACTTGCATCTGGGTGTGAGTCAGTAGCAGAGGGGGTCCAGGTGCCCCTGGATGCCTGTGGCTGTCCAGCATCATATACAGACTGCTTCAGTGGAGAAGACAGCTTTGATGACGAGCTCACAGTCTACGAGTTCTCCTGTCGCTCTCGAAACAGTAGCATCTCTCAAACTTCCAAAGCAGGTCTTCATCTGATTACATCTCCTCCTGTTCCCTCCTTTATCTCTGCCTCCTCCACCCTCTCCCCGTCATTTCCTCAAACcatccttttctcctcctctaccTCTGAGCTCAGCCCTCTTCTCTCACCCCACTCAGACACCTCGGAATCCTACTTGTCTGAAACCCACAAGGACACTCTCACTCATCTGGGTCAGCAGCACTACCCAGAACCCCCCAAAGGCTTCCAAGTTCTTCGCAGAGATATTGATAAGCTTCTATCAATTTTGGAAGGTAGTGGTGGCTCTGATCGTTCTGTGGCAGGGCTTGGAGGTCGTCACGCAAGGGACACATGCCCGGCACACTTCACAGAGAACAAACGGGTTCTCCAGTTAGAAGCACGGCGACTCATGTCTAGTTGCCAGAAGGTAGCAGGGACTGGCCAGAGCCCAGAGGAAATGCTCCGGTTTTTAGCTGTCAGTTTCCGAACCTTGGTGGAGCTGGCCACCGTCTGCCTCTGGTTCTCTGGTTGCGAAAGGTGCGATCGAAGAAACACAGAGGCAGTCGCAGGCCTGGCAGATGTTGCCCGCTCATTCAGGGACTTCTGCTTGGCGGCGGAGCGAGCCAGCAGCAAACGTAGTTGTCAAGACCTGAGCAACAAGCTGCTAGCCAAACAGTGCACAGCACTTACCGCCTCCGTCTTCTGCCTCACCCAGCTGTTTCGTACCCTCACGGCACTGTGA